In a single window of the Acinetobacter sp. CS-2 genome:
- a CDS encoding sulfite exporter TauE/SafE family protein → MFGPLEFILAGVLVGFCVGITGVGGGSLMTPILISLFRIEPHIAIGTDLLYAAISKFCGSLVHAKKMNIVWPIVIWLAVGSIPASFATHWVLENYLSQSSSYKAVLTMVLGFMLTLTGVSIVFRGHIEQFFNKLRKDVPVDMTQDLEKVNLQAKDKRAYIVIMGIVLGIFVTLSSVGAGAFGIMALVLMFPNLPMIRIIGSDVVHAVLLTLVAGLGHMSSGNVDLHLLGWLLVGSIPAIVVGTLISSRLPEKIIRKILGITLFALGMNFMLHPVKAKPVAKPATAQVISIEKTAHV, encoded by the coding sequence ATGTTTGGTCCATTAGAATTTATTTTAGCAGGTGTTTTGGTTGGTTTCTGCGTTGGGATTACAGGTGTCGGTGGCGGTTCTTTAATGACTCCTATCCTGATTAGCCTATTTAGAATCGAACCACATATCGCCATTGGAACAGACTTGCTATATGCCGCTATTTCAAAATTCTGCGGGTCTTTAGTTCATGCAAAAAAAATGAATATTGTTTGGCCGATTGTCATCTGGCTTGCTGTAGGCAGTATTCCTGCCTCATTTGCAACGCATTGGGTACTAGAAAACTATCTCAGCCAATCCAGTAGCTATAAAGCTGTCTTAACCATGGTCCTAGGCTTTATGTTGACCCTGACCGGTGTTTCTATCGTATTCCGTGGTCATATTGAACAATTTTTTAACAAGCTGCGTAAAGATGTACCTGTTGATATGACGCAGGATCTGGAAAAGGTTAACTTACAAGCCAAAGACAAACGTGCTTATATCGTGATTATGGGCATTGTATTGGGAATATTCGTTACCTTATCTTCAGTCGGTGCTGGTGCATTCGGTATTATGGCACTGGTTTTGATGTTCCCAAATTTACCCATGATCCGAATTATTGGTTCCGATGTGGTGCATGCTGTATTGTTGACTTTGGTTGCAGGACTTGGGCACATGAGTTCAGGTAATGTCGATTTACACTTGCTTGGCTGGTTATTGGTTGGTTCCATTCCTGCAATTGTAGTAGGTACTTTGATTAGTTCCCGCTTGCCGGAAAAAATTATCCGTAAGATTCTGGGCATTACCTTGTTTGCCTTAGGTATGAATTTCATGCTGCATCCAGTCAAGGCAAAACCTGTGGCGAAACCGGCTACCGCACAAGTGATCAGCATTGAAAAAACTGCACATGTTTAA
- the lpxB gene encoding lipid-A-disaccharide synthase, whose translation MQNRKLKIGMVVGEVSGDTLGAKLIRSFREQGIDAEFEGIGGPQMIAEGFKSYYPMDILSVMGIVEVLKDLKKLFAVRDGLVDIWSKEPVDVFVGIDAPDFNLRLSKSLKQKNLPIKTVQYVSPSVWAWRQGRVHGIKASIDLVLCLFPFEKTFYKKFDVPAAFVGHPLASQLPLQNPLIEAKQELGLNVEHKHIALLPGSRRGEIERLGPLVLDAAKIVSQKHPEYMFLIPAINEARKQQIEALLQQYPADCVAKVCLLENIDTESKIGRQVMNASNIVALASGTATLEAMLLHRPMVTFYKLNWLTYHLVKFLIKIPYYSLPNIIAGKKVIQELIQHDATPENLAAEIEKLMNVETAQIQAMQHITMHKQLLSSNSEDPVQAILNTLNAGTSDQA comes from the coding sequence TTGCAAAATAGAAAACTAAAAATTGGAATGGTGGTTGGTGAGGTTTCAGGCGATACCCTTGGCGCTAAACTGATCCGTAGTTTTCGTGAGCAAGGCATAGATGCCGAATTTGAAGGCATTGGTGGTCCACAGATGATTGCTGAAGGTTTCAAAAGCTATTATCCGATGGATATTTTATCGGTCATGGGCATTGTGGAAGTTTTAAAAGATCTGAAAAAACTTTTCGCCGTGCGTGATGGTTTAGTTGATATCTGGAGCAAAGAGCCGGTGGATGTCTTTGTCGGGATTGACGCGCCAGATTTTAATTTACGTTTATCTAAAAGTCTGAAACAGAAAAACTTACCGATCAAAACCGTGCAATATGTCAGTCCTTCAGTCTGGGCATGGCGTCAGGGACGGGTACATGGCATCAAAGCCAGTATTGATCTGGTACTGTGTTTATTTCCTTTTGAGAAAACCTTTTATAAAAAATTTGATGTGCCAGCTGCTTTTGTCGGGCATCCATTGGCCAGTCAATTGCCATTGCAAAACCCGCTGATTGAAGCCAAGCAGGAGCTGGGCTTGAATGTGGAACACAAGCACATTGCACTGTTACCGGGGAGTCGTCGTGGTGAAATTGAAAGATTGGGCCCATTGGTACTTGATGCAGCGAAAATCGTTAGTCAGAAACATCCTGAATATATGTTTCTGATTCCAGCTATTAATGAGGCGCGCAAACAGCAGATTGAAGCATTACTGCAACAATATCCTGCTGATTGTGTGGCTAAAGTCTGTTTGCTGGAAAATATCGATACGGAATCGAAAATTGGCCGTCAAGTGATGAATGCTTCCAATATTGTGGCATTGGCTTCGGGAACCGCAACTTTAGAAGCGATGTTGTTACATCGTCCGATGGTGACTTTTTATAAACTAAACTGGCTGACCTATCATTTGGTCAAATTCCTGATCAAGATTCCGTATTATTCGTTGCCGAATATTATTGCCGGGAAAAAGGTCATTCAGGAACTGATTCAGCATGATGCAACGCCAGAAAATCTGGCTGCTGAAATTGAAAAACTGATGAACGTTGAAACTGCACAAATTCAGGCGATGCAGCACATCACCATGCACAAGCAGCTGTTGTCAAGCAATAGTGAAGACCCGGTTCAGGCCATTCTGAATACCTTGAATGCAGGCACATCTGATCAAGCCTGA
- a CDS encoding 3-deoxy-7-phosphoheptulonate synthase codes for MNTLQSKPITQSDIDDVNVQSIQPLVTPAELKKELPLTEQAYQTVLKGRETIRNILDGKDKRLFVVIGPCSIHDTVAAHEYADRLKVLSEKVKDSLYIVMRVYFEKPRTTVGWKGLINDPDMNDSFNIEKGLRIGRQLLVELNEKGLPCATEALDPNSPQYYQDLISWSAIGARTTESQTHREMSSGLSSPVGFKNGTDGGLTVATNAMQSVKHGHSFLGLNDQGQVSVIRTSGNQYAHVVLRGGNGKPNYDAGSVAEAENALAKAKVSNKIMIDASHANSNKDPYLQPLVLKNITEQIQDGNKSIVGIMVESHLKGGRQDIPENLDNLEYGKSVTDGCIDWETTEKALLDMHEALKDVLPNR; via the coding sequence ATGAATACACTACAGTCAAAACCTATTACACAATCTGACATCGACGACGTGAATGTACAAAGCATTCAGCCTCTTGTAACTCCTGCAGAATTAAAAAAAGAGTTACCTTTGACTGAGCAAGCCTATCAAACCGTCCTTAAAGGCCGTGAAACTATTCGCAATATCCTGGATGGTAAAGACAAACGCCTGTTTGTCGTCATTGGTCCTTGCTCAATTCATGACACCGTGGCTGCACATGAATATGCCGATCGTCTCAAAGTTTTAAGCGAAAAAGTTAAAGATAGCCTTTATATCGTCATGCGTGTCTATTTTGAAAAACCACGCACCACGGTAGGCTGGAAAGGTTTGATTAATGATCCTGACATGAATGACTCTTTCAATATTGAAAAAGGTCTGCGTATTGGTCGTCAGCTTTTGGTTGAACTGAATGAGAAAGGATTACCATGTGCGACTGAAGCACTCGATCCAAACTCGCCACAATATTATCAAGACCTGATTTCATGGTCAGCAATTGGTGCCCGTACCACTGAAAGCCAGACGCACCGTGAAATGTCTTCAGGTTTATCTTCACCTGTAGGCTTTAAAAATGGTACTGATGGCGGCTTGACCGTTGCAACCAATGCCATGCAGTCGGTGAAACATGGTCACAGCTTCCTCGGCCTGAATGATCAGGGTCAGGTTTCTGTCATTCGTACCAGCGGTAACCAGTACGCACACGTAGTACTTCGTGGCGGTAATGGGAAGCCTAACTACGATGCAGGTTCTGTTGCAGAAGCTGAAAATGCCTTGGCCAAAGCCAAAGTCAGCAACAAGATCATGATTGATGCCAGCCATGCCAACTCCAACAAAGACCCGTACCTGCAACCGCTGGTACTGAAAAACATCACTGAACAGATTCAGGATGGCAACAAGTCGATTGTGGGCATTATGGTTGAAAGTCATCTGAAAGGTGGTCGTCAGGATATTCCTGAAAATCTGGACAATCTGGAATATGGCAAATCGGTGACTGACGGCTGTATCGATTGGGAAACCACTGAAAAAGCCCTGCTCGATATGCATGAAGCATTGAAAGACGTTTTACCAAATCGCTAA
- the ispF gene encoding 2-C-methyl-D-erythritol 2,4-cyclodiphosphate synthase, translating into MVAQIRIGQGMDVHAFEEGDFVTLAGVKIPHNQGLKAHSDGDVVLHALCDALLGALALGDIGQHFPDTDAKFKGADSRVLLKHVYQLILDRGYVLNNADITVACERPKLAKYNLEMRQSIADVLDVHVTQISVKATTTEKLGFTGREEGILSTATVLISHQAK; encoded by the coding sequence GTGGTCGCACAAATTCGAATTGGTCAGGGAATGGATGTACACGCCTTTGAAGAAGGTGATTTTGTTACTTTAGCTGGGGTCAAGATTCCACATAACCAAGGCTTAAAAGCCCATTCAGATGGTGATGTGGTATTGCATGCACTCTGTGATGCATTATTGGGGGCATTGGCTCTGGGCGATATCGGACAGCATTTTCCTGACACCGATGCAAAATTTAAGGGAGCAGATAGTCGCGTTCTACTTAAACATGTCTATCAACTAATTTTAGATCGTGGTTATGTGTTAAATAATGCAGATATTACGGTCGCCTGTGAACGTCCAAAACTGGCCAAATATAATCTGGAAATGCGTCAAAGTATTGCAGATGTTCTGGATGTACATGTTACACAAATTAGCGTTAAAGCCACAACCACAGAAAAATTAGGCTTTACCGGACGTGAAGAAGGTATTTTATCGACTGCAACAGTGTTGATTTCGCATCAGGCAAAATGA
- a CDS encoding alkane 1-monooxygenase, with the protein MNAPVNLNQATLQTLPNASGLALDKKRYWWLLSPGLPVIGMGILAGYQFGPKATKKIFALGGPLLLHVIIPTVDAIVGNDGNNPDDEEIKSLVADPYYDRIVKLFIPLQMAANLFAGYVVSRKETSFLDQILLGISMGAINGVGVNTAHELSHRSHKKDHYLAHATLAPLFYNHFRVEHPYGHHKRAATPEDPASSKMGETFYEFWPRTVFGGIKSSIEIEKNRLKRKGLSFFSKENELFQGWAMSAGFHASMLKLFGKDVIPYLATQAFYGISLFEIINYIEHYGLMRDKKEDGTYTRIMPEHSWNNNNITTNLFLYQLQRHSDHHAYPTRPFQALRHFDEAPELPSGYATMLLPALIPSLWFKMMDKRVFDHYKGDLNKANIHPKRRASIFKKFGVSL; encoded by the coding sequence ATGAATGCACCAGTAAATTTAAATCAAGCCACACTTCAGACCCTGCCTAATGCTTCAGGCTTAGCCCTCGACAAAAAACGTTATTGGTGGCTGCTGAGCCCCGGTTTACCGGTGATCGGTATGGGGATTTTGGCTGGCTATCAGTTTGGTCCTAAAGCCACAAAAAAAATATTTGCCTTGGGTGGTCCTTTATTGCTGCATGTGATTATTCCAACGGTCGACGCGATTGTCGGTAATGACGGTAATAATCCTGATGATGAAGAAATTAAGTCACTTGTAGCAGACCCTTATTATGACCGCATTGTGAAACTGTTTATTCCTTTGCAAATGGCTGCCAACCTTTTTGCCGGTTATGTGGTAAGTCGTAAAGAAACCTCTTTTCTGGATCAAATCCTTTTGGGCATTTCCATGGGAGCGATTAATGGCGTGGGAGTCAATACGGCACATGAGCTGTCGCATCGATCGCATAAAAAGGATCATTATCTTGCCCATGCCACATTAGCACCGCTGTTTTATAATCACTTTCGGGTTGAACATCCTTATGGACATCATAAGCGTGCTGCAACGCCTGAAGATCCTGCTTCTTCGAAAATGGGTGAAACTTTCTATGAGTTTTGGCCAAGAACGGTATTTGGTGGAATTAAATCGTCCATTGAAATTGAAAAGAACCGTTTAAAACGCAAAGGTTTATCTTTCTTTAGCAAGGAAAATGAACTGTTTCAAGGCTGGGCGATGAGTGCCGGTTTTCATGCCAGTATGCTGAAGCTATTTGGTAAAGACGTGATTCCTTATTTGGCCACACAGGCATTTTATGGCATCAGTTTGTTTGAAATTATTAACTATATTGAACATTACGGTTTAATGCGCGATAAAAAGGAAGATGGAACTTATACACGTATCATGCCTGAGCATAGCTGGAACAATAACAATATTACTACCAACCTGTTTTTGTACCAGTTGCAGCGTCATTCCGATCATCATGCCTATCCGACACGACCATTTCAGGCCTTACGTCACTTTGATGAAGCACCTGAATTGCCAAGTGGTTATGCCACCATGTTATTACCAGCTTTAATTCCATCGCTCTGGTTTAAAATGATGGATAAACGTGTATTTGATCATTATAAAGGTGATTTAAATAAAGCCAATATTCATCCAAAACGCCGTGCCAGCATATTCAAGAAGTTCGGTGTGTCTTTATAA
- a CDS encoding AraC family transcriptional regulator, which yields MDALSKIFDDIHLNKSEYIYLKPQGHWAYAYQEQDAMIGYVVLVGHMTIQLNPHTQLQVEAGDLVLIPSGQNHSCHSSHKSNLVEALNITGLFDEKRQETIEFGSTSGEPALILAIRCHIDTIMARPLLNALPDYIHIQHITGSTTPEWLQIGLHFLAVEAYQIRPGRDKILDHLVSILFIECVRDYIAQLSDSNNWLRALAHTELANALAAIHGKPDQAWTVESLAEQCCMSRSKFATLFSSIVGETPLAYLQQYRFRLASQHLREGQLSIQQIAHRVGYSSETAFSQTFKRLFNLTPSQYRQQFQ from the coding sequence ATGGATGCCTTAAGTAAAATTTTTGACGATATTCATCTGAATAAATCTGAATATATTTATTTAAAACCGCAAGGTCACTGGGCTTATGCTTATCAGGAACAAGATGCCATGATTGGCTATGTGGTTCTGGTGGGCCATATGACCATTCAACTGAATCCACACACCCAACTGCAGGTCGAAGCAGGTGATCTGGTGCTGATCCCATCAGGGCAAAACCACTCTTGCCATAGCAGTCATAAAAGCAATTTAGTTGAAGCACTTAATATTACCGGGCTTTTTGATGAAAAAAGGCAAGAAACCATTGAATTTGGAAGTACCAGCGGTGAACCAGCACTGATTCTGGCGATCCGCTGTCATATTGATACCATTATGGCACGTCCCTTACTGAATGCCCTGCCCGACTATATTCATATTCAGCATATTACCGGCAGCACTACCCCTGAATGGCTACAAATCGGATTACATTTTTTGGCCGTAGAAGCCTATCAAATTCGTCCGGGTCGCGACAAAATTCTCGATCATCTGGTCAGTATTCTTTTTATTGAATGTGTACGCGATTATATTGCCCAGTTAAGCGATTCCAATAACTGGCTCAGGGCTTTGGCACATACCGAACTGGCCAATGCTTTGGCCGCTATTCACGGTAAGCCTGATCAGGCCTGGACGGTAGAAAGTCTGGCTGAACAATGTTGTATGTCGCGTTCCAAGTTCGCCACCTTATTTAGCAGTATTGTAGGAGAAACACCATTGGCCTATTTACAGCAATACCGTTTCCGTTTGGCTTCACAGCATTTACGCGAAGGACAATTGTCGATACAGCAAATTGCCCATCGTGTTGGTTATTCTTCCGAAACGGCGTTTAGCCAGACTTTTAAACGCCTGTTTAATTTAACTCCGAGCCAATATCGCCAGCAGTTCCAGTAA
- a CDS encoding protein tyrosine phosphatase family protein, protein MNEIEHALSHIKNFQFIHEHLFTSAQPKAEQLKLIKEYGVTTIVNLALSDAEPHLDHEDKVCLDLGLNYIKLPISAETPSDDQCLLVLDLLNHLVQEQMVWVHCATNHHVSCLMYLYRQYYMNVDMPTAQELMHSIWEPNETWTGLIHAVALQLQGRKATQELQQSLIHPDHFA, encoded by the coding sequence ATGAATGAAATTGAACATGCACTCAGTCATATCAAAAATTTCCAGTTTATTCACGAGCATCTATTCACTTCTGCCCAGCCTAAGGCGGAACAGCTAAAGCTGATTAAAGAATACGGTGTAACCACAATTGTGAATTTGGCCTTGTCTGACGCCGAGCCGCATTTAGATCATGAAGATAAAGTTTGTTTAGATTTAGGCTTAAATTATATTAAGCTGCCCATTTCAGCAGAAACACCTTCTGATGACCAATGTTTACTGGTATTGGACCTGCTCAATCATCTAGTACAAGAACAGATGGTTTGGGTTCACTGTGCAACCAACCATCATGTCAGCTGTTTAATGTATTTATACCGTCAATATTATATGAATGTAGACATGCCTACAGCGCAAGAACTGATGCACAGTATTTGGGAACCGAATGAAACCTGGACCGGCTTAATTCATGCAGTAGCCCTACAACTGCAAGGTCGCAAAGCTACCCAGGAACTACAGCAGTCGCTGATCCATCCAGATCATTTTGCCTGA
- a CDS encoding IS3 family transposase (programmed frameshift), protein MKKVKYTPEIRERAVQLLIESEKDYPSNWAAITAIASKIGCTPETLRIWYQKYSDQQNPVKVQQISDQEKMKQMEREIKELKRANEILRKAAGFFRPGGARPPTQIMVDFIHNNKELYGVEAICRILPIAPSTYYRTLDLCENPEHRAKRDLHDLHHAEEIKRIWKESSGRYGVRKVWQKLKREGYIIARCTVARLMKKLGIQGVWRGKNKQTTRSRDDQKRADDLVKRNFTADHPDQLWVSDFTYIQTNSGWVYTAFIIDVFSRAIVGWKVSTRMNTDMVLDALEQALHDRGMPKNVIHHSDRGVQYLSIRYTNRLEAANLRASVGTTGDSYDNALAETVNGLYKTEVIEYLKADWQGLADVQLATLNWVDWFNKERVHSALGYVSPFDFEAMYYDKINPLGQVA, encoded by the exons ATGAAAAAAGTAAAATATACCCCTGAAATCAGAGAAAGAGCGGTTCAATTATTGATTGAATCCGAAAAAGATTATCCATCGAATTGGGCCGCAATCACAGCTATTGCATCTAAGATTGGTTGTACGCCTGAAACACTTCGTATTTGGTATCAGAAATATTCAGATCAACAAAATCCTGTCAAAGTACAACAGATATCTGATCAAGAAAAAATGAAGCAAATGGAACGTGAAATCAAAGAATTAAAGCGTGCCAATGAAATTTTACGTAAAGCAGCCG GCTTTTTTCGCCCAGGCGGAGCTCGACCGCCCACACAAATAATGGTGGATTTTATCCATAATAATAAAGAGCTGTACGGAGTCGAGGCGATTTGTAGAATTTTACCGATCGCACCTTCAACCTATTACCGGACTCTAGATCTCTGTGAAAATCCAGAACATCGAGCAAAGCGAGATTTACATGACTTGCATCATGCTGAGGAGATTAAACGAATTTGGAAGGAAAGTTCAGGTCGGTATGGTGTACGTAAAGTCTGGCAAAAACTGAAACGTGAAGGCTATATTATTGCACGCTGTACTGTTGCTCGATTAATGAAAAAGCTAGGTATACAAGGTGTTTGGCGAGGTAAGAACAAACAAACCACCCGTAGCCGAGATGACCAAAAACGAGCAGATGATTTAGTGAAACGTAATTTTACTGCTGATCATCCTGACCAACTGTGGGTCAGTGACTTTACGTATATTCAAACAAATTCAGGCTGGGTCTATACCGCCTTTATTATTGATGTGTTCTCACGAGCAATTGTTGGCTGGAAAGTATCTACACGGATGAATACAGATATGGTGCTCGATGCATTGGAGCAAGCATTGCATGATCGAGGCATGCCAAAGAATGTGATTCATCATTCCGACAGAGGTGTGCAATATCTTTCCATTCGCTATACCAATCGTTTAGAAGCAGCAAATTTACGAGCATCAGTCGGTACGACTGGTGATTCATACGATAATGCTTTGGCTGAAACGGTGAATGGCTTATACAAAACAGAGGTGATTGAATATCTAAAAGCAGATTGGCAAGGTTTAGCGGATGTACAACTTGCGACACTAAATTGGGTAGATTGGTTCAATAAAGAGCGTGTACATAGTGCACTGGGTTATGTATCACCTTTTGATTTTGAAGCAATGTACTATGATAAGATTAACCCGTTAGGTCAGGTGGCCTAA